From the Toxoplasma gondii ME49 chromosome VIIa, whole genome shotgun sequence genome, one window contains:
- a CDS encoding hypothetical protein (encoded by transcript TGME49_205530), whose protein sequence is MQKEPTVWRLSKADNGIQRCGDCICRKCQWSRNSKKLYAGVTAQRGEQVTGTPGYQLLRSRQSVSIIVIRSWTDEQATGAFLRRTQKKALHRLPVVLAARQYLSAPNLSERVIVGRGEAGKGVFWSLFSCIFVFCHAESVSRKTPAKT, encoded by the coding sequence atgcagaaagagcCAACGGTCTGGAGACTCTCAAAAGCCGATAATGGTATACAGAGATGCGGAGATTGTATATGCAGGAAATGTCAGTGGTCACGGAACAGTAAAAAACTGTATGCTGGAGTAACGGCTCAGAGAGGTGAACAAGTGACAGGCACCCCCGGCTACCAACTGCTGCGAAGCCGGCAGTCTGTGTCAATCATTGTCATCCGAAGCTGGACAGATGAGCAGGCAACAGGAGCGTTTCTGCGGCGAACACAAAAGAAAGCGCTCCACAGACTTCCCGTTGTGCTCGCCGCGCGTCAGTATCTCAGCGCTCCGAACCTCTCTGAACGAGTGATAGTGGGAAGGGGCGAGGCAGGAAAAGGAGTCTTctggtctctcttctcttgtaTTTTCGTTTTTTGCCACGCGGAAAGTGTCTCAAGAAAGACCCCTGCAAAAACCTAA
- a CDS encoding AGC kinase (encoded by transcript TGME49_205550), whose product MQRRKTFFRFPSLSLKSSSTEAAEAPAAEFEPHHAPKPPEKAPPSGAPPSASGPSDKSGFLPVLSPPARLDSAGRSTEPADASSELPSGLQDGLHQADECADCRESLRSEKPSDPFLPSPSPHRCPPPPPSCLTPPSPLTCLTPPSPLTCLTPPSPPSPSSSRGPSAFAAADEASRGREAREAAQKQASPLADAPRALEPIEEGKVAEARASPLAEAPQAERDAAFGAPKVLGGYEVLGEIARKKKSSLWLCRRRAEAPCLLGRAEDAHGDSELSELFAVKEVQKASVVTQKQAEHLWNERRVLEEAAFFPEVQCSVHRLVETFKSDSALFFVFEAVLGGPLHRHIRFEGGFPVDRVRWYAAELVLILEALHRRGILYRDLQASNILLADDGRLKLVDFGLAKNLERPEPSAIPPCAASTLAAPASSSQSSASTSALSSSELKRTFSYCGTLHAMAPEVIAEGRRAAACAPPAQGSSKKWRGCGLFEAGASRSHSREQEKSLSKSASSFAPVGGKHRLFPRLAEPRSRSRSSEPNRRTAEHGPQADEQGSPRGYSFPADWWALGVVIFEMLYNAVPFGYHDYENERSRPICELVKSSPSTVIFPRDRRVPDEAKDLILRLLQADPEKRLGRHGAEEVKSHSFFRTVDWETLDSIRRAPSVPPTLRHFIPEVEHGLGLMPFIEGKKEKQKAEGDPFADF is encoded by the exons ATGCAGCGCCGCAAGACGTTTTTccgcttcccctctctttctctgaaGAGTTCGTCGACGGAGGCGGCCGAGGCGCCGGCTGCAGAGTTCGAGCCTCATCACGCTCCGAAGCCTCCCGAGAAGGCGCCTCCCTCAGGCGCTCCTCCCTCAGCGTCCGGCCCCTCGGATAAGTCTGGCTTTCTCCCCGTTCTCAGTCCGCCCGCGCGTCTCGACTCGGCTGGTCGAAGCACCGAACCTGCCGACGCGTCTTCCGAGCTTCCCTCAGGTCTCCAGGACGGTCTACATCAAGCCGACGAATGCGCAGACTGCCGCGAGTCTCTGCGCTCCGAGAAGCCATCAgatccttttctcccttcgccgtctccccACCGCtgtcctcctcctcctccatCGTGTCTCACTCCCCCGTCTCCCCTCACTTGCCTCactcctccgtctcccctcACTTGTCTCactcctccgtctcctccctctccctcttcttctcgagggCCATCGGCGTTCGCGGCCGCGGACGAGGCGTCTCGCGGACgcgaagcgagggaagcCGCGCAAAAACaagcctcgcctctcgcggACGCGCCTCGAGCTTTGGAGCCTATTGAGGAGGGGAAAGTCGCGGAGGCGCGggcgtcgcctctcgcggAGGCTCCGCAGGCCGAGCGCGACGCGGCGTTCGGCGCCCCCAAGGTTCTGGGCGGCTACGAAGTGCTCGGCGAAATcgcgcggaagaagaagtcttCGCTCTGGCTGTGCAGACGCCGGGCGGAGGCGCCGTGCCTCCTGGGCCGCGCCGAGGACGCCCACGGAGACTCCGAGCTGTCCGAGCTGTTTGCGGTCAAAGAGGTTCAAAAGGCCTCTGTGGTCACGCAGAAGCAGGCCGAGCACCTGTGGAACGAGCGCCGCGTGTTGGAGGAAGCCGCGTTCTTCCCTGAGGTCCAGTGCAGCGTCCACCGCCTCGTGGAGACCTTCAAGTCCGACagcgcgctcttcttcgtcttcgaggCTGTGCTCGGCGGCCCGCTTCACCGCCACATTCGCTTCGAAGGCGGCTTCCCCGTCGACCGCGTTCGCTGGTACGCCGCAGAACTCGTCCTGATTCTCGAGGCTCTCCACAGACGCGGCATTCTCTACAGAGACTTGCAGGCGTCCAACATCCTGTTGGCAGACGACGGACGCCTGAAACTCGTCGACTTTGGCCTCGCGAAAAACCTCGAACGGCCAGAGCCCTCTGCCATCCCGCCCTGTGCAGCCTCCACTCTTGCTGCGCCGGCCTCGTCCAGTCAgtcgtctgcgtcgacgTCTGCCCTCTCGTCCTCCGAGTTGAAGCGGACGTTTTCCTACTGCGGGACGTTGCATGCCATGGCGCCTGAGGTAATCGCCGAGGGTCGCCgcgcggctgcatgcgcgccgccTGCGCAAGGATCGTCGAAAAAATGGCGCGGCTGCGGCCTGTTCGAGGCGGGGGCGAGTCGCTCACACAGCCgggagcaggagaagtcgCTCTCGAAGTCGGCCTCCTCCTTCGCACCCGTTGGGGGGAAGCATCGCCTTTTTCCTCGGCTGGCAGAGCCGCGCTCGCGGTCGAGAAGCTCCGAGCCGAACCGCCGGACCGCGGAACATGGCCCGCAGGCCGACGAGCAGGGAAGTCCCCGCGGCTACTCCTTCCCCGCGGACTGGTGGGCTCTGGGCGTCGTCATCTTCGAAATGCTGTACAA CGCGGTCCCCTTCGGCTACCACGACTACGAAAACGAACG aTCGCGACCCATTTGCGAACTCGTGAAAAGCAGCCCCTCGACTGTCATCTTCCCTCGCGATCGACGCGTTCCGGATGAGGCGAAGGACTTgattcttcgtcttcttcag GCGGACCCAGAGAAGCGTCTTGGACGTCACGGCGCAGAGGAGGTGAAGAGTCACTCGTTTTTCCGGACGGTCGACTGGGAAACTCTCGACAGCATTCGCCGGGCGCCGAGCGTCCCCCCAACCCTGCGGCACTTCATTCCGGAAGTCGAGCACGGCCTCGGCTTGATGCCTTTCatcgaaggaaaaaaggagaaacaa aaagcagaaggcgaTCCGTTTGCGGATTTCTGA
- a CDS encoding DEAD/DEAH box helicase domain-containing protein (encoded by transcript TGME49_205540), which translates to MATGAGQAAATEPGALEQAKGEKTGGKRREKAPFASACDLANSGEASRRIGGENAGGKGGDKRAEGAAASHGERGVHTPQLEGGALPEGKLASSASAQQVQQRVSSRFSSMACLSPLSQAFLASMRFSFATPVQEACIPLLLAGVHTPGSSAPGASPKLLQRRDLAVEAPTGSGKTLAFVLPVVERLLSRLRLYELARSSASPPPSSLGDLSELIWDRERRRRSLLDAPLSSSPSGESQESLAVEGASQKKRTAARGEVEAADDTARAPHSPEYVVFLNQVLERKPASTSSSPSSADGEGENSCRIGAVLLAPTRELARQIFSIVQSHVRFVEETVLLRFDAAAAHSSKESRKRRRAQTPQGEEEEVIAAEADGEAGVSPGSFSPSSHAFFLQSILLTGGTRPLEADLRALERRASRRALFVLVATPGRLSRLVETERATREPLRWSFDELDVVVVDEADRLMDEQHTDELRNLLRYFREKKASAQTEKRLSAAAQAEAREDARLSFRVAVFSATLTGAMAEQSKTKDLWGIVKDPVCVRVATPLASRISKAEQEKSACIQHDVPTTLSNFYAICDYDEKLPFLVDFIKTQIIPHNASCIVFLLTCHCVEYFYGLLRALLLCPPSSSSSPSSSSSSPSASSAASSALPVQLSRLHGRMKQRARLAACKKFASSGKEPKVLLATDVAARGLDFPDVDWTLQLDPPQNPEVFVHRIGRAARAGRSGCALLLLLPHEDAYLPFLKNRGLSIAAYANAERTVAKKEINEAAKNEVLQDRALVLKSSKAFVSFVRAYKEHQLSFLLPFQNLDLGRLATAFALLRLPRMKEIVGRRISNFTQSAADPLKIPFRFDSAREAERLAGLSDALEQRAKRHTERERRRENARKKQSEKEARADLRNPHRTKAEKRKVKRRNALDEWEELAFEERMARKLRKGKLSEVEYERELKKRGEQFADDFSDVSGGDSEADSLADSDGIAGDEDPGCTDTGGRSSQGRRGSDASSVNEERADDCSDVSDFGDSLGGESDEKRPSSSRPGGEKNRRRGDGAPHKKPPKWIGTRGRKTKKKKWGKRK; encoded by the exons ATGGCCACCGGTGCCGGCCAGGCCGCGGCGACGGAGCCGGGCGCTCTGGAGCAGGCGAAAGGTGAGAAAACGGGAGGCAAACGAAGGGAAAAGGCACCTTTCGCTTCCGCATGTGACCTCGCAAACTCTGGAGAGGCCTCAAGGCGTATCGGCGGAGAGAACGCCGGCGGAAAAGGCGGCGACAAACGCGCAGAGGGTGCCGCAGCTAGCCATGGCGAgcgaggtgtacatacacctcaaCTCGAGGGCGGCGCTCTGCCGGAAGGCAaactcgcgtcttctgcttccgcgCAGCAGGTGCAGCAGCGCGTGAGCTCTCGGTTTTCGTCCATGGcgtgtctctcgccgctgtcgcaggccttcctcgcgtcgatgcgcttctccttcgcgacGCCTGTGCAAGAAGCATGCATCCCTCTGCTCCTcgcaggtgtacatacacctgggAGCTCGGCACCCGGCGCGTCTCCGAAGCTTCTCCAGCGCAGGGACCTCGCAGTCGAGGCGCCTACAGGGTCGGGGAAGACGCTCGCCTTCGTGTTGCCGGTCGTTGAACGCCTGCTCAGCCGCCTTCGTCTGTACGAACTCGCGcgctcttctgcgtctcctcctccctcctctcttgGAGACCTTTCGGAGCTCATCTGGGACCGAgagcgccgccgccgctctctcctcgacgcgcctctctcgtcctcgcccTCTGGGGAGAGCCAAGAGTCTCTTGCGGTGGAAGGCGCCtcccagaagaaaaggacggcGGCGCGAGGCGAAGTCGAAGCTGCAGACGACACCGCGCGCGCGCCTCACTCTCCAGAGTACGTCGTTTTTCTCAACCAAGTCCTCGAACGCAAGCCTGCCTCCACTTcctcctccccttcttctgcagacggcgagggagagaactcTTGTCGCATCGGGGCAGTGCTGCTGGCGCCCACCCGCGAGCTCGCTCGGCAGATCTTCAGCATCGTCCAGAGCCATGTCCGATTCGTCGAAGAGACGGTCCTGCTCCGCTTcgacgcagctgctgcacaTTCATCCAAGGAGTCTCGGAAGCGCAGACGAGCACAAACTccgcagggagaagaagaggaggtgattgcagcagaagcagacggggAAGCTGGCGTTTCGCCTGGGagtttctcgccttcttctcatgccttctttcttcaaaGCATACTCTTAACGGGTGGTACGCGCCCTCTGGAGGCAGACTTGAGAGCTctcgagagacgcgccagCCGTCGGGCGCTGTTTGTTCTGGTGGCAACTCCGGGGCGTCTCTCGCGACTGGTTGAAACGGAGCGAGCGACTCGCGAACCG TTGCGCTGGTCCTTTGACGAACTGGACGTGGTCGTCGTCGACGAAGCAGATCGGCTTATGGACGAGCAACACACAGACGAGCTGCGGAACTTGCTGCGCTACtttcgcgagaagaaggccagCGCCCAGACCGAGAAACGTCTCTCCGCGGCCGCGCAGGCCGAGGCGCGTGAAGACGCGCGTTTGAGTTTTCGAGTTGCTGTTTTTTCAGCGACACTTACAGGGGCGATGGCGGAGCAGAGCAAGACGAAGGACCTCTGGGGCATCGTGAAAGATCCTGTGTGCGTCCGTGTGGCTACGCCGCTGGCCTCACGCATCTCTAAAGCGGAGCAAGAgaaatctgcatgcattcaacACGACGTCCCAACGACGCTCTCCAACTTCTACGCGATCTGCGACTACGACGAAAaacttccttttctcgtcgaCTTCATAAA GACGCAGATCATTCCTCACAACGCGAGCTgcatcgtcttcctcctcacctGCCACTGCGTCGAGTACTTCTACGGCCTCCTCcgtgctctccttctctgccccccttcttcctcttcttccccttcttcctcttcttcttctccttctgcgtcttctgccgcgtcttctgctttgcCTGTGCAGCTGAGTAGGCTTCACGGTCGGATGAAGCAGCGCGCGCGGTtagctgcatgcaagaagttcgcttcctctgggAAAGAGCCGAAGGTGCTCCTGGCGACTGATGTAGCTGCGCGAGGTCTCGACTTCCCCGACGTCGACTGGACCCTGCAGCTCGACCCCCCGCAG AACCCAGAGGTGTTCGTACACCGCATCGGAAGAGCCGCGCGCGCAGGACGTTCTGGCtgtgcgcttcttctgttgctACCACACGAAGATGCGTATCTTCCCTTCCTCAAGAACCGGGGGCTGTCAATCGCTGCGTACGCAAACGCAGAGCGAACAGTCGCAAAAAAAGAAATCAACGAGGCCGCAAAAAATGAAGTGCTGCAG GACCGCGCACTCGTTCTGAAAAGTTCCAaggccttcgtctccttcgttcgcGCGTACAAGGAACACcagctctccttccttctgcccTTTCAG AATCTGGATCTCGGACGCCTCGCGACCGCCTTTGCGTTGCTGCGTTTGCCGCGCATGAAAGAGATCGTAGGCCGCCGCATTTCCAACTTCACACAGAGCGCCGCAGATCCGCTGAAGATTCCTTTTCGATTCGACTCCGCCCGCGAGGCTGAGCGGCTGGCTGGACTCTCAGACGCCCTCGAGCAGCGCGCGaagcgacacacagagagggaacgcagacgcgagaacgcgagaaaaaaacaaagtgaAAAAGAAGCGCGAGCAGACCTACGCAACCCCCACCGAACGAAAgccgaaaaacgaaaagtcAAAAG GCGCAATGCTTTGGACGAGTGGGAAGAGCTCGCTTTCGAAG AACGCATGGCTCGTAAACTGAGGAAGGGAAAACTTTCAGAAGTTGAGTACGAAAGGGAACTGAAAAAGC GCGGCGAGCAGTTTGCGGACGACTTCTCGGACGTTTCTGGAGGCGACTCGGAAGCGGACTCGCTGGCCGACAGCGACGGCATCGCGGGAGACGAGGATccggggtgtacagacaccggagGGCGTTCGAGCCAGGGGAGGCGAGGGTCGGACGCGTCTTCGGTGAACGAGGAGCGCGCCGACGACTGCAGCGACGTGAGCGACTTCGGCGACAGTTTGGGCGGCGAGTCTGACGAGAAGAGGCCCTCGAGTTCGAGGCCcggcggagaaaagaatCGGCGACGCGGAGACGGTGCCCCGCACAAAAAACCGCCAAAGTGGATTGGCACTCGAGGCCGGAAaaccaagaagaagaagtgggGGAAACGGAAGTAG
- a CDS encoding NAC domain-containing protein (encoded by transcript TGME49_205558), whose translation MTAVEERKHLSASSVDSESDEECPKLEEVNQEEDAGTPEGRSKQSRNEKKARKAVLRHGMKHMPGIVRVMIRKSKHILFVVPKPDVYKSLASDTYVIFGEAKIEDLNSQAHSAAAQRFTQAANAQFPANGAATAADSKEAEGEVDETGVDPKDVDLVMSQVECSRARAVAALKANNNDIVEAIMDLSGN comes from the exons atGACGGCAGTCGAAGAACGAAAACatctttctgcctcctcggtcgacagcgagagcgacgaggaatGTCCGAAACTCGAGGAGGTGAAtcaggaggaagacgcgggCACCCccgagggaagaagcaagcagagccgcaacgagaagaaagcgagaaaggctGTTCTGCGGCATGGCATGAAACATATGCCTGGAATCGTCCGGGTGATGATCCGCAAAAGCAAACAC atcctcttcgtcgtccccAAGCCCGATGTGTACAAGAGCTTGGCATCTGACACATACGTCATTTTCGGAGAGGCAAAGATTGAAGACTTGAACAGCCAGGCACACT CTGCTGCCGCGCAGCGCTTCACACAGGCGGCGAACGCGCAGTTCCCTGCGAACGGTGCAGCGACCGCCGCAGACTCGAAGGAGGCTGAGGGAGAGGTCGACGAGACTGGCGTAGATCCGAAAGACGTCGACCTCGTCATGAGTCAGGTCGAAtgctcgcgcgcgcgcgcggtGGCTGCTCTCAAGGCGAACAACAACGACATCGTCGAGGCGATCATGGACCTCAGCGGCAACTGA